One region of Chlorobiota bacterium genomic DNA includes:
- a CDS encoding Hsp20/alpha crystallin family protein, producing MNTHTRLHPFHNLTSNDIQREINRFFDNFLTPSKSNETRTGETREKVWKPVIDVRENATSYMIDVELPGLKKEEVALSFHDNTLTIAGERKYAHEEKAPETEGEKKQWSYHRTERFYGKFQRTFTFPSEVDPEKITAAFEDGILKIQIPKAEVVRPRTITIS from the coding sequence ATGAACACGCACACGCGCCTTCATCCGTTCCACAATTTGACCAGCAACGACATTCAACGGGAGATCAACCGATTCTTCGACAATTTCCTGACCCCTTCCAAAAGCAACGAAACCCGCACCGGCGAAACCCGCGAAAAGGTGTGGAAGCCAGTGATTGACGTCCGCGAAAACGCCACCAGCTACATGATTGATGTGGAGCTTCCAGGCCTGAAGAAAGAAGAGGTTGCCCTGAGCTTCCACGACAACACGTTGACGATTGCCGGCGAACGGAAATATGCCCACGAGGAGAAAGCACCGGAAACCGAAGGAGAGAAAAAGCAATGGAGCTACCACCGCACCGAACGATTCTACGGGAAGTTCCAACGGACCTTCACCTTCCCATCGGAAGTTGACCCGGAGAAGATCACGGCGGCGTTTGAGGATGGCATCCTAAAAATCCAGATTCCAAAGGCCGAGGTTGTTCGCCCGCGAACGATCACGATCAGCTAA